The following proteins are co-located in the Microvirga ossetica genome:
- a CDS encoding queuosine precursor transporter: MTQLDRRDFLIALTAMTLVVLSSNILVQYPFQHLGLGDYLTWGAFSYPFSFLVTDLSNRRFGTQGARRVVYVGFVLAVALSVILATPRIAIASGAAFLVAQLLDISIFARLRDRAWWMPPFISSVISSGLDTAIFFSFAFYCGALPGLGLTISDVLGQAGIADECIALPWVNLAVADYLVKLALAAISIAPYGAILTLMRPRLQRTA, translated from the coding sequence ATGACCCAACTCGACCGCCGCGACTTCCTCATTGCGCTGACCGCAATGACCCTTGTCGTCCTCTCGTCGAATATCCTGGTCCAGTATCCCTTCCAGCATCTGGGCTTGGGCGATTACCTGACCTGGGGCGCCTTCAGCTATCCCTTCTCCTTCCTGGTGACCGACCTGTCGAACCGCCGATTCGGCACGCAAGGCGCACGCCGGGTGGTCTATGTCGGCTTCGTGCTCGCCGTCGCGCTCTCCGTGATCCTGGCGACGCCGCGCATCGCCATCGCCTCGGGCGCGGCCTTCCTCGTGGCCCAGCTTCTCGACATCAGCATCTTCGCCCGCCTGCGCGACCGCGCCTGGTGGATGCCGCCCTTCATCTCCTCAGTGATCTCGTCGGGCCTCGATACGGCGATCTTCTTCTCGTTCGCCTTCTATTGCGGCGCCCTGCCCGGCCTCGGCCTCACGATCAGCGACGTGCTGGGACAGGCCGGCATCGCGGATGAATGCATCGCCCTGCCTTGGGTCAACCTCGCCGTCGCGGATTACCTGGTGAAGCTCGCCCTCGCCGCCATCTCCATCGCCCCCTACGGAGCGATCCTGACGCTCATGCGTCCGCGGTTGCAACGGACCGCCTGA
- the rpmB gene encoding 50S ribosomal protein L28, with amino-acid sequence MSRRCELTGKAVLSGHLVSHSNRKTKRKFLPNLCNVTLQSDTLQRSVRLRVSANALRSVEHRGGLDAFLAKAKAGELSTTALAVKREIEKKLAAAS; translated from the coding sequence ATGTCGCGCCGTTGCGAACTGACCGGCAAGGCCGTGCTGAGTGGCCATCTTGTAAGCCACTCCAACCGCAAGACGAAGCGGAAGTTCCTGCCGAACCTCTGCAATGTCACGCTCCAGTCTGATACCCTGCAGCGCTCCGTGCGCCTGCGGGTCTCCGCCAATGCGCTCCGCTCGGTCGAGCACCGCGGCGGCCTCGACGCCTTCCTGGCCAAGGCCAAGGCCGGCGAGCTCTCCACCACCGCCCTGGCGGTGAAGCGCGAGATCGAGAAGAAGCTCGCCGCTGCGAGCTGA
- a CDS encoding DUF3108 domain-containing protein, with protein MRLIASAFVTLAFAGIGSLAQAETLRVSYDISLAGLPLGKADLSSSFAGSKYEMEGKAKLTGLAMILTGGKGEASASGTLAGSTPQSIAFAVLSKTSDNQRSVRMGLRSGRVAKVEIDPPLEPKPDRVPVKAADKRGVVDPMSALLMPALDAKSLTDPANCDRTIPVFDGASRLNVVLSYGETKKVEVPGYSGPVLVCNARYVPISGHRSERPATKFMQENRDMSVWLAPVEGPRLLFPLKVSVRTMIGVGEMQASAWSLEGDGKAAVPTRKAVRADEAIQAGAVQ; from the coding sequence ATGCGCCTCATCGCCTCAGCTTTCGTGACCTTGGCCTTTGCCGGGATCGGCTCGCTTGCGCAAGCCGAGACCCTGAGGGTGAGCTATGACATTTCCCTAGCCGGCCTGCCGCTGGGAAAGGCGGATCTGTCCTCCTCCTTCGCCGGCTCGAAATACGAGATGGAAGGAAAGGCGAAGCTGACCGGGCTCGCCATGATCCTCACGGGCGGAAAAGGCGAGGCCAGTGCCTCCGGGACTCTCGCCGGTTCGACGCCTCAATCGATCGCTTTCGCGGTCCTGTCGAAGACCTCCGACAACCAGCGCAGCGTCCGCATGGGCCTGAGATCGGGTCGCGTGGCCAAGGTCGAAATCGACCCGCCCCTCGAGCCGAAGCCGGACCGGGTCCCGGTCAAGGCCGCCGACAAGCGCGGCGTCGTCGATCCCATGAGCGCGCTCCTGATGCCGGCGCTCGACGCAAAAAGCCTGACCGATCCGGCCAATTGCGACCGGACCATTCCCGTCTTCGACGGCGCCTCGCGCCTGAACGTGGTCCTTTCCTACGGGGAGACGAAGAAGGTCGAGGTGCCAGGCTATTCCGGACCCGTTCTCGTCTGCAACGCCCGCTACGTGCCGATCTCCGGCCACCGGAGCGAGCGACCGGCCACCAAGTTCATGCAGGAGAACCGGGACATGTCCGTGTGGCTTGCGCCCGTCGAAGGCCCGCGCCTGCTCTTCCCGCTCAAGGTCTCGGTGCGCACGATGATCGGGGTAGGCGAGATGCAGGCCTCGGCCTGGTCGCTCGAAGGCGATGGCAAGGCCGCCGTGCCGACCCGCAAGGCCGTCAGGGCCGACGAGGCGATCCAGGCCGGAGCCGTTCAGTAG